A window of the Lactuca sativa cultivar Salinas chromosome 5, Lsat_Salinas_v11, whole genome shotgun sequence genome harbors these coding sequences:
- the LOC111910142 gene encoding guanine nucleotide-binding protein subunit gamma 3 isoform X4, with protein MPLASSSPFVGYVDLYGKRRQAARVQVIEREIGLLQDEIKSLGSIGLASSSCKELDDFIDATPDPLIAINPKNGGSKNFLKILGMGVGQCGPTLSLLEK; from the exons ATGCCGCTTGCTTCTTCTTCTCCGTTCGTTGGCTATGTCGATTTGTACGGGAAGCGCCGGCAAGCTGCTAGGGTTCAGGTgattgagagagaaattggcttgcTTCAG GATGAGATCAAATCACTTGGAAGCATCGGACTTGCATCAAGCAGCTGCAAAGA GCTGGACGACTTTATAGATGCTACACCAGATCCACTAATAGCAAT AAACCCGAAGAATGGTGGATCGAAGAACTTTTTGAAGATCCTCGG GATGGGAGTGGGACAGTGTGGGCCAACTTTAAGTTTGc